One genomic window of Vicia villosa cultivar HV-30 ecotype Madison, WI unplaced genomic scaffold, Vvil1.0 ctg.003501F_1_1, whole genome shotgun sequence includes the following:
- the LOC131641076 gene encoding uncharacterized protein LOC131641076: protein MTTLQSQAGKETAKVQKSASAFKRWGRKGPFLRYGLPMISLTVFGALGLGHLLQGSKDIARVKDDQEWEIIEARKALSRTGPVNAYKPKKISLEDELKDLQQKVDINDYEYKTIPKPNEDRRV, encoded by the exons ATGACTACACTTCAAAGTCAGGCTGGAAAAGAAACTGCTAAAGTTCAAAAATCAGCTTCGGCTTTCAAGAGATGGGGCAGAAAAGGCCCTTTTCTTAGATATGGTCTTCCCATGATCTCTCTTACTGTTTTTGGTGCTCTTGGCCTTGGCCATCTTTTGCAGGGCAG CAAGGACATTGCAAGGGTAAAAGATGATCAGGAATGGGAAATAATTGAAGCCAGAAAAGCACTGTCTAGAACAGGACCAGTAAATGCATACAAGCCAAAAAAGATTTCATTGGAGGATGAGCTTAAG GATTTGCAACAAAAGGTAGACATTAATGACTACGAGTACAAGACTATTCCTAAACCAAATGAAGACAGGCGCGTCTAG
- the LOC131641073 gene encoding uncharacterized protein LOC131641073 gives MAKKTLSSAPSSSQNSHAHKTIPDPTPTPLSSQSHPPQTQPLPTSNSLRPNRSKKPTPVAAAAAAAAESSKRSQRVFFTPDDVLLILKSLSDFKSKTGKDPVKHFHDFHDSLKSALNIKATERKLREKIRVLKIKFQKQCETEEEYINFSSPFEEEVFELSKKFWGQDNHVEEEEKSPEKDNAAKILMKLEEPPKKENAAKKPSTSKKPVQEEPPKKAKNPSSSKKRPIQEELSSVVDSDQRGRLSLSEMFRFGAMCMDVNVLKRGMDLVGESEREELETRWKKLKVQEAEVFLKRAELAVNQGRMILKELRRSS, from the coding sequence ATGGCCAAGAAAACCCTCTCTTCTGCTCCATCTTCATCTCAAAACTCACATGCACACAAAACCATTCCAGATCCAACACCAACACCACTCTCTTCTCAGTCTCACCCCCCACAAACCCAACCACTTCCCACTTCAAACTCTCTCCGCCCCAACCGTTCAAAAAAACCCACACCCGTCGCCGCCGCCGCTGCTGCCGCCGCCGAATCCTCCAAACGGTCCCAGAGAGTCTTCTTCACTCCCGACGATGTGTTGCTCATTCTTAAATCCCTTTCGGATTTCAAATCCAAAACCGGAAAAGACCCGGTCAAACACTTTCATGATTTTCACGACTCGTTGAAGAGTGCGCTCAACATCAAAGCTACAGAAAGGAAACTCAGAGAGAAGATTCGTGTGTTGAAGATCAAGTTTCAGAAGCAATGTGAAACCGAAGAAGAATATATCAATTTTTCCAGTCCTTTCGAAGAGGAAGTTTTTGAACTTTCCAAGAAATTTTGGGGTCAAGATAAtcatgttgaagaagaagaaaaatcacCTGAGAAGGATAATGCTGCTAAGATACTGATGAAGCTGGAAGAACCACCCAAGAAGGAAAATGCTGCTAAGAAACCATCTACATCGAAGAAACCGGTCCAGGAAGAACCACCCAAGAAGGCTAAGAATCCATCATCATCGAAGAAGAGGCCGATCCAGGAAGAGCTATCATCGGTTGTTGACAGTGATCAAAGGGGTCGTCTTAGTTTGAGTGAAATGTTTCGTTTTGGTGCAATGTGTATGGATGTGAATGTGCTCAAGAGGGGAATGGATTTAGTTGGGGAATCTGAGAGGGAAGAATTGGAAACAAGGTGGAAGAAGTTGAAAGTTCAAGAGGCGGAAGTGTTTCTGAAGCGTGCGGAGTTGGCTGTAAATCAAGGTAGAATGATTTTGAAGGAATTGCGGAGATCCTCTTAG